One stretch of Halobaculum marinum DNA includes these proteins:
- a CDS encoding phytoene/squalene synthase family protein: protein MPDADRPAATHPDADLAWCHEAVQGVSRTFALTVDTLDEPMSSYICLGYLVCRIADTVEDADHIAPDEQAALLREFDAALDPDDDTTATDFRDDVDPHLPPEESRSADWAVVANVERVFATFEGLPPEVRTAVVPPAREMATGMADFVERYADDGGLRIETKGELEEYCYYVAGTVGNLITNLVTTLGNVDEERTERLYAVAEEFGLLLQLVNVAKDVHDDYTEENNVYLPAEWLAEEGVSQDAVVAPENREGTASVVSRTAGFARGFLDGAQTYLEHVPLVEGNTLAAWAIPYLLAVGTLRELSAHPERAVTGQGVKVSREEVFAVVTAAHQHGRDALPHLRESIASEPFHTVSSTAD from the coding sequence ATGCCCGACGCCGACCGCCCCGCCGCGACTCACCCGGATGCCGACCTCGCGTGGTGCCACGAGGCCGTGCAGGGAGTGTCGCGGACCTTCGCGCTGACCGTGGACACCCTCGACGAACCGATGTCGTCGTACATCTGTCTCGGCTATCTCGTCTGCCGTATCGCCGACACCGTCGAGGACGCCGACCACATCGCCCCGGACGAACAGGCAGCCCTCCTCCGGGAGTTCGACGCCGCCCTCGACCCCGACGACGACACGACCGCGACCGACTTCCGCGACGACGTCGACCCGCACCTCCCGCCCGAGGAGAGTCGGTCGGCAGACTGGGCGGTGGTCGCGAACGTCGAGCGCGTGTTCGCCACCTTCGAGGGCCTCCCGCCGGAGGTCCGCACCGCGGTCGTCCCGCCGGCCCGCGAGATGGCGACGGGGATGGCCGACTTCGTCGAGCGCTACGCCGACGACGGCGGCCTCCGCATCGAGACCAAGGGGGAACTGGAGGAGTACTGCTACTACGTCGCCGGCACGGTGGGGAACCTCATCACGAACCTCGTCACCACGCTCGGCAACGTCGACGAGGAGCGCACCGAGCGCCTGTACGCCGTCGCCGAGGAGTTCGGGCTGCTCCTCCAACTCGTGAACGTCGCGAAAGACGTCCACGACGACTACACCGAGGAGAACAACGTGTACCTCCCCGCCGAGTGGCTCGCCGAGGAGGGCGTCTCACAGGACGCGGTCGTCGCGCCCGAGAACCGCGAGGGCACCGCCAGCGTCGTCTCCCGCACCGCGGGGTTCGCCCGCGGCTTCCTCGACGGCGCCCAGACGTACCTCGAACACGTGCCGCTGGTCGAGGGCAACACCCTCGCGGCGTGGGCGATTCCGTACCTGCTCGCGGTCGGCACGCTGCGTGAACTCTCCGCTCACCCCGAGCGCGCGGTCACCGGACAGGGTGTGAAGGTGAGCCGCGAGGAGGTGTTCGCGGTCGTCACCGCGGCCCACCAACACGGCCGCGACGCGCTGCCACACCTGCGCGAGTCGATCGCGAGCGAGCCGTTCCACACGGTGTCGTCGACGGCGGACTGA
- a CDS encoding YhbY family RNA-binding protein, with protein sequence MTDQDLRKQAHDLDVTVWVGKKGVSAVVDELDDQLTERDLVKVKFHRSAQAGTDVDELAADLAERVNADLVETRGHTAVLHR encoded by the coding sequence ATGACCGATCAGGACCTCCGCAAGCAGGCCCACGACCTTGACGTGACCGTCTGGGTCGGCAAGAAGGGCGTCTCCGCGGTCGTCGACGAACTCGACGACCAACTGACAGAGCGCGACCTCGTGAAGGTGAAGTTCCACCGCTCGGCGCAGGCCGGCACCGACGTGGACGAACTCGCCGCCGACCTCGCCGAGCGGGTGAACGCCGACCTCGTCGAGACGCGCGGCCACACGGCGGTCCTCCACAGATGA
- a CDS encoding MFS transporter — MTTAVLRYYLYKATRAVELYRPVMYLYFVSVGLSFTQIAVLEAAYNVTTVVAEVPTGYLGDRLGRRASLVVGTGVIAATLAGIAFATTFPALLALYVLWSVGYAFRSGTEDAWLYDSLVGDGDFAAVRGRGESVALAVGVGGAVVGGWLAGLDLTLPFLVAAVVTAVGALVLLTVDDPDDDGESFDPLTPRRALDAVRAALEDPRLRSFLPYYYVLFSAVTYLVFIFLQPRIEAVAAAGGAGATVVGLAGGVEPFLGWYYAGISLVGALLTGRAGWLRDTVGIRTWFLAVPFVVAALLVGQWAVPLLAFPAFLLVRGLAEATSVFAANYVNDRIASLGRATTLSALAMVSGLTVVPFQLAGGSLSDRFSPGLALGVAGVVLAVGAVAVLAWRAPVARAT; from the coding sequence ATGACGACTGCCGTCCTCCGCTACTATCTCTACAAGGCCACCCGGGCGGTCGAGTTGTACCGCCCGGTGATGTACCTCTACTTCGTCTCGGTCGGCCTGTCGTTCACCCAGATAGCGGTGCTGGAGGCTGCCTACAACGTGACGACTGTCGTCGCGGAGGTGCCGACGGGCTATCTCGGAGACCGACTCGGCCGGCGCGCCAGCCTGGTCGTCGGGACGGGTGTGATCGCGGCCACGCTCGCGGGCATCGCGTTCGCGACGACGTTCCCGGCGTTGCTGGCGCTGTACGTGCTGTGGTCCGTCGGCTACGCCTTCCGCTCGGGCACAGAAGACGCCTGGCTGTACGACTCGCTGGTCGGCGACGGCGACTTCGCCGCCGTCCGCGGCCGCGGCGAGTCCGTCGCGCTGGCCGTCGGCGTGGGCGGCGCCGTCGTCGGCGGCTGGCTCGCGGGACTTGACCTCACCCTCCCGTTCCTCGTCGCGGCGGTCGTCACCGCCGTCGGCGCACTCGTGTTGCTCACCGTCGACGACCCGGACGACGACGGCGAGTCGTTCGACCCGCTCACTCCGCGGCGCGCGCTCGACGCGGTTCGTGCGGCGCTCGAGGACCCGCGGCTCCGCTCGTTCCTCCCGTACTACTACGTGCTGTTCTCGGCGGTCACGTACCTCGTGTTCATCTTCCTCCAGCCGCGCATCGAGGCGGTCGCCGCCGCGGGCGGGGCGGGGGCGACGGTCGTGGGCCTCGCCGGCGGCGTCGAGCCGTTCCTCGGCTGGTACTACGCCGGGATCAGTCTCGTGGGGGCGCTCTTGACCGGGCGCGCCGGGTGGCTCCGCGACACGGTGGGCATCCGGACGTGGTTCCTCGCCGTCCCGTTCGTCGTGGCGGCGCTGCTCGTGGGCCAGTGGGCAGTCCCGTTGCTGGCGTTTCCGGCGTTCCTCCTCGTTCGGGGGTTGGCTGAGGCCACGTCGGTGTTCGCCGCCAACTACGTCAACGACCGGATCGCCTCGCTGGGGCGCGCGACGACGCTGTCTGCGCTGGCGATGGTGTCGGGGCTGACGGTCGTCCCGTTCCAACTCGCGGGGGGTAGTCTCTCCGACCGCTTCTCGCCGGGGCTGGCGCTCGGCGTCGCGGGCGTCGTGCTCGCCGTCGGGGCCGTCGCGGTGCTCGCGTGGCGCGCGCCGGTGGCGCGGGCGACGTGA
- a CDS encoding acyl-CoA dehydrogenase — MDFGLTTEQQQIRDMVAEFVDEEIVPRAAEIDEEDEFPRDIVDEMAELGLMGMPFPEEYGGAGLDYHSYALGLSEIARGSGGLGTVVAAHISLAGNMLYAFGDEEQKQEYLTPLAEGRDIGAFALSEAGAGSDVPAMETTAEKDGDGYVVNGGKLWISNGSVADTVTLFAKTDPDAGNKGISSFVVRPEEDDGFIVEGTEHKLGDKGCPTAELRFDDLYLPEDRLLGDEGDGFVQALKTLNGGRITIAARGVGIARAALEEAAQYATERDQFGGPISQFQAIQHKIADMDTKLQAAELLMHKAADLKIKGEPFIKEAAQAKLYASEISREVANEAIQIHGGYGYTKDFPVERYYRDAKLNEIYEGTSEILRNTIARQVLDE, encoded by the coding sequence ATGGACTTCGGCCTGACGACCGAACAACAGCAGATCCGCGACATGGTCGCGGAGTTCGTCGACGAGGAAATCGTGCCGCGGGCCGCGGAGATCGACGAAGAAGACGAGTTCCCGCGCGACATCGTGGACGAGATGGCCGAACTCGGCCTCATGGGGATGCCGTTCCCCGAGGAGTACGGCGGGGCCGGCCTCGACTACCACAGCTACGCGCTCGGGCTCTCTGAGATCGCTCGCGGCTCGGGCGGCCTCGGCACCGTCGTCGCCGCGCACATCTCCCTGGCGGGCAACATGCTGTACGCCTTCGGCGACGAGGAGCAGAAACAGGAGTACCTCACGCCGCTCGCGGAGGGGCGCGACATCGGCGCGTTCGCGCTGTCTGAGGCCGGCGCCGGCTCCGACGTGCCCGCGATGGAGACCACGGCGGAGAAGGACGGCGACGGCTACGTCGTCAACGGCGGCAAACTGTGGATCTCGAACGGCTCGGTCGCGGACACGGTGACGCTGTTCGCCAAGACCGACCCCGACGCCGGCAACAAGGGCATCTCCTCGTTCGTCGTCCGTCCCGAGGAGGACGACGGCTTCATCGTCGAGGGGACGGAGCACAAACTCGGCGACAAGGGCTGTCCGACCGCCGAACTCCGCTTCGACGACCTGTACCTCCCCGAGGACCGCCTGCTCGGCGACGAGGGCGACGGCTTCGTGCAGGCGCTGAAGACGCTCAACGGCGGGCGCATCACCATCGCCGCGCGCGGCGTCGGCATCGCGCGCGCCGCGCTGGAGGAGGCGGCCCAGTACGCCACCGAGCGCGACCAGTTCGGCGGCCCCATCTCGCAGTTCCAGGCGATCCAGCACAAGATCGCCGACATGGACACGAAACTCCAGGCCGCGGAACTGCTCATGCACAAGGCCGCGGACCTGAAGATCAAGGGTGAGCCGTTCATCAAAGAGGCCGCGCAGGCGAAACTGTACGCCAGCGAGATCAGCCGCGAGGTCGCCAACGAGGCGATCCAGATCCACGGCGGCTACGGCTACACGAAGGACTTCCCCGTCGAGCGCTACTACCGCGACGCGAAGCTCAACGAGATCTACGAGGGCACCAGCGAGATCCTTCGCAACACCATCGCACGGCAGGTGCTCGACGAGTAA
- a CDS encoding BGTF surface domain-containing protein has product MIAVPPESPPASTDAASAAFVYAGDAITVEAEPRQAIRGETTLDPGTEVTVSLRSTGDTEPRFVQRETVTVTPDGTFTAAVDFSQQRGGGTFSARLLYDGEVVDEAPGEIVASDGSTPGPTATPAEASSTPSTTTERTDERFLPGFPKSLLSGTVGDSVSIEITVSPGGTATLRIGGEEAGYETSATVRDDDGDGSVTVVFDTAAASDPERVLAVADDGDTLVSTTSDRAVSVPLDPGDYDLALYEGGHLADDDHLDDVGSLRLQSAPETESATPTTTPQAATPTVTTATSLATTVPLDGLDVVSPSVLGAGALVVGVLLGGAGVVLVGGALRR; this is encoded by the coding sequence GTGATCGCGGTTCCCCCAGAGTCGCCACCGGCCTCGACTGATGCGGCGTCGGCCGCGTTCGTGTACGCCGGCGACGCGATCACTGTGGAGGCCGAGCCCCGCCAAGCGATTCGCGGTGAGACGACGCTCGACCCGGGGACGGAGGTAACCGTCAGTCTCCGGTCGACGGGTGACACCGAGCCTCGGTTCGTCCAGCGGGAGACGGTCACGGTCACCCCCGACGGTACGTTCACCGCCGCCGTCGACTTCTCCCAACAACGCGGTGGCGGGACGTTCTCCGCGAGGCTCCTCTACGATGGCGAGGTCGTCGACGAGGCCCCCGGCGAAATCGTCGCCTCGGACGGATCGACTCCCGGCCCGACGGCGACCCCGGCGGAGGCGTCGTCGACACCCTCGACGACCACCGAGCGTACTGATGAACGGTTCCTCCCCGGATTTCCCAAGTCGCTCCTGTCGGGGACGGTCGGCGACTCGGTTTCCATCGAAATCACGGTCTCACCCGGCGGGACTGCGACGCTCCGGATCGGTGGCGAGGAGGCGGGCTACGAAACGAGCGCCACCGTTCGTGACGACGACGGCGACGGGTCCGTCACGGTCGTGTTCGACACGGCTGCTGCCAGCGACCCCGAACGGGTGCTCGCCGTCGCTGACGACGGCGACACGCTGGTGTCGACGACCAGCGACCGGGCGGTCTCCGTCCCGCTCGATCCCGGCGACTACGACCTCGCGCTGTACGAGGGTGGTCACCTGGCAGACGACGACCACCTCGACGACGTGGGGAGCCTGAGGCTCCAGTCAGCCCCGGAGACGGAGTCGGCTACACCCACCACGACACCACAAGCGGCGACGCCGACGGTGACGACGGCGACGTCGTTGGCGACGACCGTCCCCCTCGACGGACTCGATGTCGTTTCCCCATCCGTGCTCGGCGCTGGTGCACTGGTCGTTGGTGTGCTCCTCGGCGGTGCCGGCGTGGTTCTCGTCGGCGGCGCACTCCGGCGGTAG
- a CDS encoding ArsR/SmtB family transcription factor, giving the protein MSSVFERLAGTVASNERPRVIDVDDTESDEVLDALAAETRRGLLRSTFDRPGTASALAERVDTSVQNAHYHLKTLEEAGLVEPAGVSYSEKGNEMTVYAPACDPLVFVGDAERRRPVREAVLDAVGGVGLVSLGGLAVAWGLETLDGGGVERAVAVGSAGVGDGAVGSPVGIDVAAVFVVGCVVVAIVVAVLSRC; this is encoded by the coding sequence ATGTCCTCCGTCTTCGAACGCCTCGCCGGAACGGTGGCGTCGAACGAGCGACCCCGGGTGATCGACGTCGACGACACCGAGAGCGACGAGGTCCTCGACGCGCTCGCCGCCGAGACGCGCCGCGGGCTGTTGCGATCGACGTTCGACCGCCCCGGTACCGCCTCTGCGTTGGCCGAGCGGGTCGACACCTCCGTCCAGAACGCCCACTACCACCTCAAGACGCTCGAGGAGGCGGGACTCGTCGAGCCGGCCGGAGTGAGCTACTCGGAGAAGGGCAATGAGATGACGGTGTACGCACCAGCCTGTGACCCGTTGGTGTTCGTGGGCGACGCCGAGCGCCGGCGACCGGTCCGCGAGGCCGTGCTCGATGCCGTGGGCGGGGTGGGGCTCGTCTCGCTCGGCGGGCTCGCGGTCGCGTGGGGGCTGGAGACGCTCGACGGCGGTGGGGTCGAGCGGGCGGTCGCGGTCGGATCTGCCGGCGTCGGCGATGGCGCCGTCGGATCGCCGGTCGGGATTGACGTGGCCGCCGTGTTCGTCGTGGGGTGCGTCGTCGTCGCGATCGTGGTTGCTGTCCTCAGTCGGTGCTGA
- a CDS encoding thioredoxin family protein produces MVQTDSDSDLARGDVAPGFDLPGTDGDTHALTDFDTDAVLVVFTCNHCPYAKAKFDLLNRIAAEYDDCAVVGINPNDATEYPDDSFDKMVEYVESGEVAYDAYLRDETGAVAEAYGAVCTPDPFLLRNEGDGTFTLAYHGRLDDALNPDDEATEYYVEDAIDAVLAGEDVTLDPGPSRGCSIKWP; encoded by the coding sequence ATGGTCCAGACCGACTCCGACTCCGACCTCGCACGCGGGGACGTGGCACCAGGGTTCGACCTCCCCGGAACCGACGGCGACACCCACGCGCTCACCGACTTCGACACCGACGCGGTGTTGGTCGTGTTCACCTGTAACCACTGCCCGTACGCGAAGGCGAAGTTCGACCTGCTGAACCGGATCGCCGCCGAGTACGACGACTGCGCGGTCGTCGGGATCAACCCCAACGACGCGACCGAGTACCCCGACGACTCCTTCGACAAGATGGTCGAGTACGTCGAGTCCGGCGAGGTCGCGTACGACGCGTACCTCCGCGACGAGACCGGCGCGGTGGCCGAGGCGTACGGCGCCGTCTGCACGCCCGACCCGTTCCTCCTGCGCAACGAGGGCGACGGCACGTTCACGCTCGCGTACCACGGTCGCCTCGACGACGCGCTCAACCCCGACGACGAGGCGACCGAGTACTACGTCGAGGACGCCATCGACGCGGTGCTGGCGGGCGAAGACGTGACGTTGGACCCCGGCCCGAGCCGCGGCTGTTCGATCAAGTGGCCGTAG
- a CDS encoding RNA-binding protein yields MGSVPFHYVDLRAFCYATEDEKRVEDALRTFLPEEFDIDRVVNTGHHGDRIVVFSARVERADDVRHVLSRLSELAEWDRVLAELDERVDDNNSLFLRLDKQAAFKGRAELGPGITFRAKVEAYPAKREKAVKNARETFEELAEEATEAGGEAA; encoded by the coding sequence ATGGGTTCCGTTCCGTTCCACTACGTCGATCTGCGGGCTTTCTGCTACGCGACCGAAGACGAGAAACGCGTCGAGGACGCCCTCCGCACGTTCCTCCCCGAGGAGTTCGACATCGACCGCGTCGTCAACACCGGCCACCACGGCGACCGCATCGTCGTCTTCTCCGCGCGCGTCGAGCGCGCCGACGACGTGCGCCACGTCCTCTCGCGGCTCTCGGAGTTGGCCGAGTGGGACCGCGTGCTCGCCGAACTCGACGAGCGCGTCGACGACAACAACTCGCTGTTCCTCCGCCTCGACAAGCAGGCGGCGTTCAAAGGCCGCGCCGAGTTGGGGCCGGGGATCACGTTCCGCGCGAAGGTGGAGGCGTACCCCGCCAAGCGCGAGAAGGCGGTGAAGAACGCCCGCGAGACGTTCGAGGAGTTGGCCGAGGAGGCTACCGAGGCGGGCGGCGAGGCTGCCTGA
- a CDS encoding S8 family serine peptidase, translating to MSNDAHEVLVVAFVGVLVVTAGLTAATLTDPASRSPPTDGRPVAEPDLRPVADAEPWSRLGDEATPPGGSAVTRIHDAGETGDGVRVGVIDASGYDPSDPVVADRVLAVRGFGDSDPLAGPDHHGTATTTTVAEVAPGARFLLTRIDSQRGFVRAVEWLIERDVDVIVAPVSFYGAAGDGRSRAASAAAAAVDAGVTVVAPVGNVAKRHWTTVDRSTDATVVVDGARETPLLGDRERAVVWVEWERGTGPYTATLYRLNDDGRTPVARSVPYRRDGTPNARLSTSLRGGRYAVVVSGPRDDTGGRVSLTSPTHRFGVVSADGSVLSPAAGAGVVGVGAVGELGEPAAYSGRGPTTDGRLGVDVAATGTVVGSGDAERFEGTSVAAARVAGVAALIHGADPTVTPRTVEQRLERTAMDRGRDGVDLATGHGVVDPWPAVFGADERSPAAGPTRTPT from the coding sequence ATGAGTAACGATGCCCACGAAGTACTCGTCGTCGCGTTCGTCGGCGTCCTCGTGGTGACTGCCGGGTTGACCGCCGCGACGCTGACCGACCCGGCGAGTCGGTCGCCCCCGACCGACGGGCGGCCGGTGGCCGAGCCAGACCTCCGCCCGGTCGCCGACGCCGAGCCGTGGAGTAGGCTGGGGGACGAGGCCACCCCGCCCGGCGGCTCGGCGGTCACTCGCATCCACGACGCCGGCGAGACGGGCGACGGCGTCCGAGTCGGCGTGATCGACGCGTCCGGATACGACCCGAGTGATCCGGTCGTCGCAGACCGAGTGCTCGCCGTCCGCGGGTTCGGCGACTCGGATCCGCTGGCAGGGCCCGACCACCACGGAACCGCGACGACGACGACCGTGGCAGAGGTCGCCCCCGGGGCTCGCTTCCTCTTGACGAGGATCGACTCCCAGCGCGGGTTCGTGCGCGCCGTCGAGTGGCTCATCGAGCGAGACGTCGACGTGATCGTCGCACCGGTCTCCTTCTACGGGGCGGCTGGCGACGGGCGGTCGCGTGCTGCGAGCGCGGCCGCCGCCGCGGTCGACGCGGGCGTCACCGTCGTCGCCCCCGTCGGCAACGTGGCAAAGCGCCATTGGACAACGGTCGACCGCTCGACCGACGCGACGGTCGTCGTCGACGGTGCGCGTGAGACGCCGCTGCTGGGCGACCGCGAGCGCGCCGTTGTCTGGGTCGAGTGGGAGCGTGGCACCGGGCCGTACACCGCGACGCTGTACCGCCTCAACGACGACGGGCGGACGCCGGTCGCACGCTCGGTGCCGTATCGCCGAGACGGGACGCCGAACGCCAGGCTGTCGACGTCACTTCGGGGCGGCCGGTACGCGGTCGTCGTCTCGGGACCACGAGACGACACTGGCGGGCGTGTGTCGCTCACCTCGCCGACCCACCGCTTCGGCGTTGTGAGTGCCGACGGGAGCGTGCTGTCGCCCGCGGCGGGTGCGGGAGTGGTGGGGGTCGGTGCCGTCGGCGAGCTCGGCGAACCAGCCGCATACAGCGGTCGCGGCCCGACCACCGACGGACGGCTCGGTGTCGACGTGGCCGCTACTGGCACCGTGGTCGGCAGCGGAGACGCCGAGCGGTTCGAAGGCACGTCCGTGGCGGCGGCCCGGGTCGCTGGCGTCGCCGCGCTGATCCACGGCGCCGATCCGACCGTGACGCCGCGAACGGTCGAACAACGACTCGAACGGACGGCGATGGACCGAGGTCGCGACGGCGTCGACCTCGCGACCGGACACGGCGTGGTCGACCCGTGGCCGGCCGTGTTCGGAGCCGACGAGCGGTCGCCAGCGGCCGGTCCCACACGGACGCCCACGTGA
- a CDS encoding mechanosensitive ion channel family protein — translation MSLVGIPLLQTATPAPGTTGGGEEAAGATLATPVANFLAGLGVPPGIADVLGGAITFAVVLGAFYLVGRLFVVPLVDRVLESRGLDTHAKRPLRKITNVVVVFVGIAVGFGFAGYGDFLQSLATVAAAATLAIGFAMQDVIKNFVAGIFIFTDRPFRIGDWIEWDGNSGIVEDISFRVSRVRTFDNELLTVPNSQLTDGVIKNPVAKDTLRLQFLFGIGYGDDIEHATEIIVEEAERHPEILSDPAPSVRLTELGDSYVGLKSRVWIANPSRADFVKTRGEYVTNVKQRFDEEGIEIPFPQRDLSGNVELNTPPEAALGDD, via the coding sequence ATGAGCCTCGTGGGGATTCCGCTCCTCCAGACGGCGACGCCGGCGCCCGGGACGACCGGCGGTGGCGAGGAGGCCGCGGGCGCGACGCTCGCGACCCCCGTCGCGAACTTCCTCGCGGGCCTCGGCGTCCCGCCGGGGATCGCCGACGTGCTCGGCGGCGCGATCACGTTCGCCGTCGTCCTCGGGGCGTTCTACCTCGTCGGTCGGCTGTTCGTCGTGCCGCTGGTCGACCGCGTGCTGGAGTCGCGCGGCCTCGACACCCACGCCAAGCGCCCGCTCCGCAAGATCACGAACGTCGTCGTCGTGTTCGTCGGCATCGCCGTCGGCTTCGGCTTCGCCGGCTACGGCGACTTCCTGCAGTCGCTCGCGACCGTCGCCGCGGCGGCGACGCTCGCCATCGGCTTCGCGATGCAGGACGTGATTAAGAACTTCGTCGCTGGTATCTTCATCTTCACCGACCGACCGTTCCGCATCGGCGACTGGATCGAGTGGGACGGCAACTCCGGCATCGTCGAGGACATCTCCTTCCGTGTCTCGCGGGTGCGCACGTTCGACAACGAACTGCTGACGGTGCCGAACTCCCAACTCACCGACGGCGTGATCAAGAACCCCGTCGCGAAGGACACGCTCCGCCTGCAGTTCCTGTTCGGCATCGGCTACGGCGACGACATCGAACACGCCACCGAGATCATCGTCGAGGAGGCCGAGCGCCACCCCGAGATCCTCTCGGACCCGGCGCCGTCGGTCCGCCTCACCGAACTCGGCGACAGCTACGTCGGCCTCAAGAGCCGCGTCTGGATCGCCAACCCGTCGCGTGCGGACTTCGTGAAGACGCGCGGCGAGTACGTCACGAACGTGAAACAGCGCTTCGATGAGGAGGGCATCGAGATCCCGTTCCCCCAGCGCGACCTCTCCGGGAACGTGGAGCTCAACACGCCGCCAGAGGCGGCGCTCGGCGACGACTGA